The Bradyrhizobium oligotrophicum S58 genome contains the following window.
TAACAGCGAACAGCCGGGAGTCGCGAGCGGGCCTTCGCGACGGGGACCGGTCCGATCAGTTCGCGTGAGGAGGGATTGCTATGACCGCACCGAAGACGAATTCGACCAAAGCCGCCGGCCTGACCGGACTGCTGGTGGCCATGGCGCTGGGCGCCGCCGCGTCGCTGAGCGTCACACAGGCCTTCGCCGCCGAGGACGTGACCGAGGATCAGATCGTCCGGGCGCTGGCCGGGCCGAAGAAGCCGCTGACCCGCGGGCTGTCGATGTCGCCGCCGCCCGAGGCCGCGCCTGCGCCCGAGCAGGACAAGTTCCTGCAGAGCATCCGCGGCCGTTCGACGCGCTCGCTGTCGTCTGCCGAGCGCGAGGAGATCGCGACCGTCGCCAAGACCAGGCCGAACATCGATCTCGAGATCACCTTCGACTACAACTCGGCCAATATCAGCCAGAAGTCGCTCGCCTCGGTGCAGGCGCTCGGCCGCGCGCTGACCAGCCCGGACTTGAAGGGATCGACCTTCGTGGTCGCCGGCCATACCGATGCCGCCGGCGGCGACGGCTACAATCAGGACCTGTCGGAGCGGCGCGCCGATTCGATCAAGCGCTACCTGGTCGAGAAGTTCGGCATCGCCGGCGCCGACCTGGTCACCGTGGGCTACGGCAAGAGCAAGCTGAAGGATCCGAGCCAGCCGCTCGCCGAGGTGAACCGCCGCGTCCAGGTCGTCAACATGCAGAGCAAGACGGCGGCCGCCAAGTAGCGCCGCGTCCGCACCAGCGCCGTCGGGGGTCGCGTGGCGAGAGATCGAGCTGACCGGATGCGTCTCGCAGGCTTGCGGGACGCATCGTGTTGTCGGATCGTGCCGCGCCATCCTTCCAGGAGCCCCCGCTCCATCGTGAAACCGCAGTTCGACCCGCCCGGATCCCACCTCCGATGAAGCTGCCGAAATCCCTCAAAACCGCGGCCAGTGCGGTGGTCTTCGTGGCGCTGTTCGCCGGCTATTACTGGTACGAGCACCGCCCGCACCCGGCCGCCGAGGAGGCGCGGATGCAGGCGCAGGTGCTGGTGACCAAGGCCGGCAAGGCCTGCTTCTCCGACCTCGTGCGCGTCACCGGATTCGTGGTGGCCCGTCGCGAGGCCGTGGTCGGCGCCGACCAGGAGGGATCGCGCGTCACCGATGTCCTGGCCAAGGAAGGCGACGTGGTCACCGAGAACCAGGAGCTCGCACGGCTGACGCCGCCACCGCCCCAGCCGGGCGCGCCGGCCGCAGCCGCGAACCGGCCGCTGTCGCTGCGTGCGCCGGCCGCGGGCGTCGTCACCGAAGTCCGCACCATCGCCGGCGCACCCGCGTCGCCTCAGGCCGGGCCGATGTTCCGGATTGCCGTGAACAACGAGCTGGAGCTCGACGCCGAAGTCCCGAGCGTGCATCTCCTGAAGCTCAGCCCGGGCGCCCCGGTGCGCATGACCCGCGACAACCTTCCCGACATCGTCGGCCGGCTTCGCGTCGTGGCGCCGCAGGTCGACCGGTCCACCCAGCTCGGCCATGTCCGCATCGCGCTGACCAGCAATCCGTCGCTCAAGCCCGGAATGTTCGCGCGCGCCAATATCGACGCCAGGCGGAGCTGCGGCGTCGCCATTCCCAACACCGCGATCGATCATCTCACCGTTCAGGTCGTGAAGGGCGACGTCGTCGAGACCCGCAGGGTCCGGGTCGGGCTGGTGTCCGATACGTCGACGGAAATCCTTGAAGGTCTGGCAGAGGGTGAAATCGTGGTGGCCGACGCCGGCAGCTCGCTACATGACGGCGACCAGATCAAGACCATGTTCGCCGAAGACATCGATCGCACGCGGGTACGCTGATGGCACTGAATATCTCGGCATGGTCGATCCGGAACCCGCTGCCTTCGATCCTGTTCTCCATCATCCTGCTGATCCTGGGCTGGATGAGCTTCACCAAGCTCGCGGTGACGCGGCTGCCGAACGCCGACATCCCGGTGATCTCGGTCGCGGTGGCGCAATTCGGCGCGGCGCCGTCGGAGCTGGAGTCGCAGGTCACCAAGATCATCGAGGACGGCGTCTCCGGCGTCGAGGGCGCGCGCCACATCCAGTCGCTGATCACCGACGGCCTGTCGGTGACGACGATTACGTTCGCGCTCGAGACCAACACCGATCGCGCCATCAACGACGTCAAGGACGCTGTGACGCGGGTGCGCTCCGACCTGCCGCAGAACGTCACCGAGCCCTTGATCTCGCGCGTCGACAAGATCGGCCTGCCGATCGTCACCTATGCGGCGATCTCGCCGGGCAAGACGCCAGAGCAGCTGTCGTTCTTCGTCGACGACGTGGTCAAACGTGAGCTGCAGGGCGTGCGCGGCGTCAGCCAGGTCGAGCGCATCGGTGGTGTCGAGCGCGAGATTCTGGTCTCGCTCGATCCCGACCGGCTGCAGGCCATGGGCCTCACCGCGGTCAATGTCAGCCAGAGCCTGCGCGGCACCAATGTCGATGTCGCCGGCGGCCGGGCCGAAATCGGCAAGAACGACCAGGCGATCCGCACGCTTGCCGGCGCCAAGACGCTGAACGAGCTGTCGAACACCATGATTCCGCTGTTCGGTGGCGGTGAAGTCCGGCTTGCCGATCTCGGGACGGTCACCGATACGATCGCCGATCGCCGCACCTTCGCGCGCTTCAATGGCGAGCCGGTGGTGGCGCTCGGCATCAAGCGCTCCAAGGGCGCCAGCGACGTCGTCGTCGCCGCCGCCGTGCAGAAGCGCATCGACCAGGTGAAGGCCGCCCATCCCGACGTCGAGCTGAAGCTGATCGATACGTCGGTCGAGTTCACCAAGGGCAACTACGAGGCCGCGATCTCGACCCTGTTCGAGGGCGCGATCCTCGCCGTCATCATCGTGCTGCTGTTCCTGCGTGATATCAGGGCGACGGTGATCGCGGCGATCTCGCTGCCGCTGTCGATCTTCCCGGCCTTCTGGGCGATGGACCTGCTCGGCTTCTCGCTGAACATGGTCTCGTTCCTGGCGATCACGTTGTCGACCGGCATTCTCGTCGACGACGCCATCGTCGAGATCGAGAACATCGTGCGCCACATGCGGATGGGCAAGTCGCCCTATCGCGCCGCGCTCGACGCCGCCGACGAGATCGGGCTCGCGGTCATCGCGATCAGCCTCACCATCATCGCGATCTTCGCGCCGGCCAGCTTCATGTCGGGCATCGCCGGACAGTTCTTCAAGCAGTTCGGCATCACCGTCTCGGTGCAGGTGTTCTTCTCGCTGCTGGCGGCGCGTTTCGTCACCCCGATGCTGGCCGCCTACTTCCTCAGGGATCACAACCACGACGATCCGCCGCCGGGGTTCATCCTGCGTGCGTATCAGCGCATCGTGACGTGGTCGGTGAAGCACTATTTCATCACGGTGCTGCTCGGCATCGGGATCTTCGCCGCGTCGATCTGGAGCACGACCCTGCTGTCGCAAGGCTTCCTGCCGGCCCAGGACGCCGCGCGATCGCTGCTCGCGATCGAGCTGCCGCCCGGCGCACAGCTCGCCTACACCGAGAAGGTGACCGAGGACATCGTGGCGCAGCTGCGCAAGCGGCCCGAGGTTCGCAGCGTGTTCGTCGACGGCGGCCGGCTGCAGGGCGCCATGGAGGTTCGCCGCGCCGGAATGATCGTCAACTACACGCCGAAGACCGAGCGCAAGATCACCCAGAAGGAGCTCGAGCTCGCGATCACCAAGGACCTCGAGAATATTCCCGACATCCGGTTCTGGTTCACCGACGAGAACGGCCTGCGGCCGATCAAGCTCGTCCTGACCGGCACGGACCCCAAGCTGGTCGACAACGTTGCGAGCGAGCTGGCGTCGCAGATGCGGCGGATCCCCATCATCTCCAACGTGGTGTCGGACACATCGCTCGACCGGCCTGAATTGCGGGTGCAGCCGCGCGCCGATCTGGCCGCCCGTCTGGGCGTCTCGACCGAAAGCCTGTCGCAGACGATCCGCGTCGCCACGATCGGAGACGTCGGACCGGCGCTGGCGAAATACGACGCCGGCGGCCGCCTGGTTCCGATCCGGGTGCAGCTGGAGGATGCGGCGCGCAGCGACGTGAAGATCCTCGAGCAGTTGCGGGTGCCGCTCGGCCAATATGGCGAGAAGGGCGGCGTGCCCCTCGCCGTGGTTGCGGACATCAAGCTCGATCAGGGCCCGACCAGCATCAGCCGCTACGATCGCGGACGGCAGGCCACCGTCGCTGCCGACCTCGTCGGGCTTGCGGCGCTGGGCGATGCGACCAAGCAGATCGACGAGCTGCCGGTCAGAAAGAGCATGCCGGCCAGCGTCAAGCTGATCCCATCCGATGATGCCGAAAGCCTCAATGAGCTGGCCTCCGGCTTCATCACGGCGATCACGGCTGGCCTGATGATCGTTTATGCAGTGCTGGTGCTGCTGTTCGGCACCTTCCTGCAGCCGATCACGATCCTGTTCTCGCTGCCGCTGTCGATCGGCGGTGCGATCGGCGCGCTGATGCTGACGGGCAAGCAGCTCACCATCCCGGTCTATATCGGCATGATGATGCTGATGGGCATCGTCACCAAGAATGCGATCATGCTGGTGGAGTTCGCCGTCGAGGCGATCCATGCGGGCACGAGACGCGACGAGGCGATCATCGATGCCGGCATGAAGCGGGCGCGTCCGATCGTGATGACCACGATCGCGATGGTCGCCGGCATGATGCCGAGCGCGCTGGCGGTCGGCGCCGGCGGCGAATTCCGCTCGCCGATGGCGCTTGCCGTGATCGGCGGCCTGGTGTTCTCGACCGTGCTGTCGCTGTTGTTCGTGCCGGCGATGTTCCTGGTGATGGACGATGTCGGCGCGCTGTTCGCGCGGCTCGGCCGCAAGCTGATCGTGTCCTCCGGCGAGGCCGCGGACGCGCCGCAAGCGAGTCACGCGACGAGTTCGGGGCACGCGCAGAAG
Protein-coding sequences here:
- a CDS encoding OmpA family protein; its protein translation is MTAPKTNSTKAAGLTGLLVAMALGAAASLSVTQAFAAEDVTEDQIVRALAGPKKPLTRGLSMSPPPEAAPAPEQDKFLQSIRGRSTRSLSSAEREEIATVAKTRPNIDLEITFDYNSANISQKSLASVQALGRALTSPDLKGSTFVVAGHTDAAGGDGYNQDLSERRADSIKRYLVEKFGIAGADLVTVGYGKSKLKDPSQPLAEVNRRVQVVNMQSKTAAAK
- a CDS encoding efflux RND transporter periplasmic adaptor subunit; this encodes MKLPKSLKTAASAVVFVALFAGYYWYEHRPHPAAEEARMQAQVLVTKAGKACFSDLVRVTGFVVARREAVVGADQEGSRVTDVLAKEGDVVTENQELARLTPPPPQPGAPAAAANRPLSLRAPAAGVVTEVRTIAGAPASPQAGPMFRIAVNNELELDAEVPSVHLLKLSPGAPVRMTRDNLPDIVGRLRVVAPQVDRSTQLGHVRIALTSNPSLKPGMFARANIDARRSCGVAIPNTAIDHLTVQVVKGDVVETRRVRVGLVSDTSTEILEGLAEGEIVVADAGSSLHDGDQIKTMFAEDIDRTRVR
- a CDS encoding efflux RND transporter permease subunit → MALNISAWSIRNPLPSILFSIILLILGWMSFTKLAVTRLPNADIPVISVAVAQFGAAPSELESQVTKIIEDGVSGVEGARHIQSLITDGLSVTTITFALETNTDRAINDVKDAVTRVRSDLPQNVTEPLISRVDKIGLPIVTYAAISPGKTPEQLSFFVDDVVKRELQGVRGVSQVERIGGVEREILVSLDPDRLQAMGLTAVNVSQSLRGTNVDVAGGRAEIGKNDQAIRTLAGAKTLNELSNTMIPLFGGGEVRLADLGTVTDTIADRRTFARFNGEPVVALGIKRSKGASDVVVAAAVQKRIDQVKAAHPDVELKLIDTSVEFTKGNYEAAISTLFEGAILAVIIVLLFLRDIRATVIAAISLPLSIFPAFWAMDLLGFSLNMVSFLAITLSTGILVDDAIVEIENIVRHMRMGKSPYRAALDAADEIGLAVIAISLTIIAIFAPASFMSGIAGQFFKQFGITVSVQVFFSLLAARFVTPMLAAYFLRDHNHDDPPPGFILRAYQRIVTWSVKHYFITVLLGIGIFAASIWSTTLLSQGFLPAQDAARSLLAIELPPGAQLAYTEKVTEDIVAQLRKRPEVRSVFVDGGRLQGAMEVRRAGMIVNYTPKTERKITQKELELAITKDLENIPDIRFWFTDENGLRPIKLVLTGTDPKLVDNVASELASQMRRIPIISNVVSDTSLDRPELRVQPRADLAARLGVSTESLSQTIRVATIGDVGPALAKYDAGGRLVPIRVQLEDAARSDVKILEQLRVPLGQYGEKGGVPLAVVADIKLDQGPTSISRYDRGRQATVAADLVGLAALGDATKQIDELPVRKSMPASVKLIPSDDAESLNELASGFITAITAGLMIVYAVLVLLFGTFLQPITILFSLPLSIGGAIGALMLTGKQLTIPVYIGMMMLMGIVTKNAIMLVEFAVEAIHAGTRRDEAIIDAGMKRARPIVMTTIAMVAGMMPSALAVGAGGEFRSPMALAVIGGLVFSTVLSLLFVPAMFLVMDDVGALFARLGRKLIVSSGEAADAPQASHATSSGHAQKPPPSMVSPAAE